One genomic segment of Odocoileus virginianus isolate 20LAN1187 ecotype Illinois chromosome 17, Ovbor_1.2, whole genome shotgun sequence includes these proteins:
- the RND2 gene encoding rho-related GTP-binding protein RhoN has translation MEGQSGRCKIVVVGDAECGKTALLQVFAKDAYPGSYVPTVFENYTASFEIDKRRIELNMWDTSGSSYYDNVRPLAYPDSDAVLICFDISRPETLDSVLKKWQGETQEFCPNAKVVLVGCKLDMRTDLATLRELSKQRLIPVTHEQGTVLAKQVGAVSYVECSSRSSERSVRDVFHVATVASLGRGHRQLRRTDSRRGLQRSAQLAGRPDRGNGNGNGNEGEIHKDRAKSCNLM, from the exons ATGGAGGGGCAGAGCGGCCGCTGCAAGATCGTGGTGGTGGGGGACGCCGAGTGCGGCAAGACGGCGCTGCTGCAGGTGTTCGCCAAGGACGCCTACCCCGGG AGTTATGTCCCCACCGTGTTTGAGAACTACACCGCGAGCTTTGAGATCGACAAGCGCCGCATTGAGCTCAACATGTGGGACACTTCAG GTTCCTCTTACTATGATAACGTCCGGCCTCTGGCCTATCCTGACTCGGACGCTGTGCTCATCTGCTTCGACATTAGCCGACCGGAAACACTGGACAGTGTCCTCAAGAAG TGGCAAGGGGAGACTCAAGAGTTTTGCCCCAATGCCAAGGTTGTGCTGGTTGGCTGTAAACTGGACATGCGGACTGACCTGGCCACACTGAGGGAGCTGTCCAAGCAGAGGCTTATCCCTGTTACGCATGAGCAG GGCACCGTGCTGGCCAAGCAGGTGGGGGCTGTGTCCTATGTAGAATGCTCTTCCCGGTCCTCTGAGCGCAGCGTCAGAGATGTCTTCCATGTGGCCACCGTGGCCTCCCTTGGCCGTGGCCACAGACAGCTGCGCCGTACTGACTCACGCCGGGGATTGCAGCGATCTGCTCAGCTGGCAGGACGGCCAGACCGGGGGAATGGAAATGGGAACGGGAATGAGGGTGAGATACACAAGGATAGAGCCAAGAGCTGCAATCTCATGTGA
- the VAT1 gene encoding synaptic vesicle membrane protein VAT-1 homolog, protein MSAEREVAEAATAVAAAEAGAGEDASSQPPKAEAAGDAQPSAASEGPAAPSPPPPLLRCLVLTGFGGYDKVKLQTRPAAPPAPGAGQLTLRVKACGLNFADLMARQGLYDRLPPLPVTPGMEGAGVVIAVGEGVNDFKVGDRVMVLIRSGMWQEEVTVPSAQTFLMPETMTFEEAAALLVNYITAYMVLFDFGNLRPGHSVLVHMAAGGVGMAALQLCRTVENVTVFGTASTSKHEVLKENGVTHPIDYHTTDYVDEIKKISPKGVDIVMDPLGGSDTAKGYNLLKPMGKVVTYGMANLLTGPKRNLMALARTWWNQFSVTTLQLLPANRAVCGFHLGYLEGEVELVSSVVTRLLALYNQGHIKPRIDSVWPFEKVADAMRQMQEKKNVGKVLLVPGPEKEN, encoded by the exons ATGTCCGCCGAGAGAGAGGTAGCCGAGGCGGCCACCGCGGTGGCGGCGGCCGAGGCAGGGGCTGGAGAAGATGCCTCTTCGCAGCCCCCGAAGGCGGAGGCAGCTGGCGACGCTCAGCCGTCTGCGGCCTCCGAGGGGCCCGCCGCCCCTTCGCCGCCGCCGCCTCTGCTGCGCTGTCTGGTGCTCACCGGCTTCGGCGGCTACGACAAGGTGAAGCTGCAGACCCGGCCGGCCGCGCCCCCAGCCCCGGGGGCCGGCCAGCTGACGCTGCGCGTCAAGGCCTGCGGGCTCAACTTCGCTGACCTTATGGCCCGGCAGGGGCTGTACGATCGGCTCCCGCCGCTGCCCGTCACTCCAGGCATGGAGGGCGCGGGCGTGGTGATCGCTGTGGGCGAGGGCGTAAACGACTTCAAG GTAGGGGACCGAGTGATGGTGTTGATCAGGTCAGGCATGTGGCAGGAGGAGGTGACTGTGCCTTCAGCCCAGACATTCCTGATGCCTGAGACCATGACTTTTGAAGAAGCTGCTGCCTTGCTGGTCAATTATATCACAGCCTACATGGTCCTCTTCGACTTTGGCAACCTACGGCCTGGCCACAGCGTCTTGGTACACATGGCTGCAG GGGGTGTGGGTATGGCTGCCTTGCAGCTGTGCCGGACAGTGGAGAATGTGACCGTGTTCGGAACGGCTTCAACCAGCAAGCACGAGGTGCTGAAGGAGAATGGAGTCACACACCCCATCGACTACCACACGACTGACTACGTGGATGAGATCAAGAAGATTTCCCCCAAAG GTGTGGACATTGTCATGGACCCTCTGGGTGGGTCAGATACTGCCAAGGGCTACAACCTCCTCAAACCCATGGGCAAAGTAGTCACTTACG gaaTGGCCAACTTGCTGACAGGCCCCAAGCGGAACCTGATGGCCCTGGCGCGCACGTGGTGGAATCAGTTCAGCGTGACGACTCTGCAGCTGCTGCCAGCCAACCGAGCCGTGTGTGGCTTCCACCTGGGCTACCTGGAGGGCGAGGTGGAGCTGGTCAGCAGTGTGGTGACCCGCCTCCTCGCTCTATACAACCAGGGCCACATCAAGCCCCGTATTGACTCCGTGTGGCCCTTTGAGAAG GTGGCGGATGCCATGAGGCAGATGCAGGAGAAGAAGAATGTGGGCAAAGTCCTCCTGGTGCCTGGGCCGGAGAAGGAGAACTAG